A stretch of the Uranotaenia lowii strain MFRU-FL chromosome 3, ASM2978415v1, whole genome shotgun sequence genome encodes the following:
- the LOC129753262 gene encoding poly [ADP-ribose] polymerase tankyrase-like produces MVCRHQVKGYGRRDVVEFLLTNGASIQARDDGGLHPLHNACSFGHADVVRLLLEAGANPNTRDNWNYTPLHEAASKGKVDVCIALLQHGADPNIRNSENKIPLDLADPCTRPVLTGEYRKDELLEAARSGSEERLLELLTPLNVNCHASDGRKSTPLHLAAGYNRIRVVQILLQHGADVHAKDKGGLVPLHNACSYGHFEVTELLIKHGGNVNANDLWAFTPLHEAASKSRVEVCSLLLAEGADPTLLNCHNKSAIDSAPTRELQEKITYEYKGHCVLDACRQADIQRLKKNLTTETINFVHPYSGDTPLHAVAQSVYPKRKQVLELLIRKGALLNEKNKDFLTPLHISADNSHYEIMDVLLRHGAKVDVLDGLGQTALHRCSREDNIQACRLLLSYNIDISIVSLQGYTAAQLATENVLKILQDPPSDTVDLECQLLEAAKAGDLDTVRRIVLSNPIIVNCRDLDGRHSTPLHFAAGYNRVPVVEFLLEHGAEVHASDKGGLVPLHNACSYGHYEVTELLVKHGANVNVADLWKFTPLHEAAAKGKYEIVKLLIKHGADVTKKNRDGATPLDLVREGDQDVADLLRGNAALLDAAKKGNLARVQRLVNPDNINCRDAQGRNSTPLHLAAGYNNLEVAEYLLEHGADVNAQDKGGLIPLHNASSYGHLDIAALLIKHNTVVNATDKWGYTPLHEAAQKGRTQLCSLLLAHGADPFMKNQEGQTSLDLATADDVKCLLQDAMVASQATASANGGSSMGNSSMMATSCSPTTETVTLPTGASMTLSVPVPQLPIRSCLSPAQGAETGVDGVTIIDDDKMQNVVSIESSVSAFLTSLQLEHLIDLFEREQITMDILAEMGHEDLKQVGVSAYGFRHKILKGIATLRATTGLGLTPNPGTLLVDLLPDDKEFLAVEEEMQATIREHRDNGHSGGYFNRYNIVRVQKIQNRKLWERYVHRRKEISEENGHQASERMLFHGSPFINAIVQKGFDERHAYIGGMFGAGIYFAEHSSKSNQYVYGIGGGIGCPAHKDKSCYQCHRQLLLCRVALGKSFLQFSAMKMAHAPPGHHSVIGRPSAGGLHFPEYVVYRGEQAYPEYLITYQIVKPDDSTSSEEPAR; encoded by the exons ATGGTCTGcagacatcaagtcaagg GCTACGGTCGTCGAGATGTAGTTGAGTTTCTGCTAACGAATGGAGCGTCCATCCAAGCCCGCGATGACGGAGGACTTCATCCGCTTCACAACGCTTGCTCCTTTGGCCACGCGGACGTTGTTCGTCTGCTGCTGGAGGCTGGAGCCAATCCGAACaccagagacaactggaactaTACTCCGCTGCACGAAGCCGCCTCCAAGGGGAAAGTTGACGTTTGCATTGCCCTCCTCCAACATGGTGCCGATCCGAACATTCGCAATTCTGAGAACAAAATACCGCTGGATTTGGCTGATCCATGTACGAGACCAGTTCTAACGGGCGAATACCGTAAGGATGAACTCCTAGAAGCCGCACGATCGGGATCGGAAGAACGTCTCTTGGAACTGCTGACACCGCTGAATGTCAACTGCCACGCAAGCGATGGTCGAAAATCTACTCCTCTGCATCTTGCAGCTGGGTATAACCGGATTCGAGTCGTTCAAATTCTCCTCCAACACGGTGCCGACGTCCACGCTAAGGACAAGGGCGGCCTGGTACCACTGCACAATGCCTGTTCCTATGGTCACTTCGAGGTGACCGAGCTTCTCATCAAACACGGTGGCAATGTCAATGCCAACGATCTCTGGGCCTTTACACCGCTGCACGAGGCTGCCTCCAAGAGTCGGGTCGAGGTGTGCAGCTTGCTGTTGGCCGAAGGAGCCGACCCGACGCTCCTAAACTGCCATAACAAGTCGGCCATCGATTCGGCGCCAACGAGGGAGCTGCAGGAGAAGATAACAT ATGAATACAAAGGGCACTGTGTGCTGGATGCCTGCCGGCAAGCTGACATTCAACGACTGAAGAAAAATCTTACAACCGAAACGATCAACTTTGTCCATCCGTATAGTGGAGATACGCCGCTGCACGCCGTCGCTCAATCGGTTTACCCGAAGCGTAAGCAAGTCCTTGAACTGCTGATCCGTAAGGGTGCactgttaaatgaaaaaaataaagacttCCTCACGCCGCTGCACATTTCTGCCGATAACTCGCACTACGAGATTATGGATGTCCTGTTGCGTCACGGGGCAAAGGTGGACGTGCTGGATGGTCTCGGCCAGACGGCGCTCCATCGGTGCTCTCGCGAAGACAATATTCAAGCTTGCCGGCTGTTGCTTTCGTATAACATTGATATCAGCATAGTTTCGCTTCAAGGCTACACGGCTGCACAGCTGGCCACAGAAAATGTACTTAAAATTCTTCAGGATCCTCCTTCCGACACCGTAGATCTCGAGTGCCAACTGCTGGAGGCCGCGAAGGCCGGTGATCTGGATACGGTCCGTCGGATCGTGCTGTCCAATCCGATAATAGTAAATTGTCGTGACTTGGATGGGCGTCATTCGACGCCGCTACATTTTGCCGCCGGTTACAACCGTGTGCCGGTAGTAGAGTTCCTGCTAGAACATGGCGCCGAAGTTCACGCTTCCGATAAGGGTGGCCTGGTACCGTTGCACAACGCATGTTCCTATGGTCACTACGAGGTGACCGAGCTTTTGGTAAAACACGGTGCCAACGTTAACGTTGCGGATCTGTGGAAGTTCACACCGCTCCACGAGGCGGCCGCCAAGGGAAAGTACGAAATCGTCAAGCTATTAATAAAG CACGGAGCTGACGTTACCAAAAAGAACCGCGACGGCGCGACGCCTCTAGATTTGGTCCGTGAAGGGGATCAGGACGTGGCCGACTTACTTCGAGGAAATGCCGCTCTTTTGGATGCCGCCAAGAAGGGTAACCTGGCAAGGGTTCAACGACTGGTCAATCCGGACAACATAAACTGCCGGGACGCCCAGGGACGAAATTCGACGCCACTACACCTCGCAG CTGGTTACAATAATTTGGAGGTAGCCGAGTATTTACTTGAGCATGGTGCAGATGTAAACGCACAAGATAAGGGAGGCCTGATCCCTCTGCACAATGCTTCGTCGTACGGCCATTTGGACATTGCAGCATTGCTGATAAAGCACAACACAGTTGTCAACGCAACGGATAAGTGGGGTTACACACCGCTTCACGAAGCTGCTCAGAAAGGTCGCACCCAACTATGCTCGCTACTG cTCGCTCACGGTGCCGATCCGTTCATGAAGAACCAGGAAGGCCAAACCAGTCTGGACCTCGCAACGGCCGACGATGTTAAATGTTTGCTTCAGGATGCCATGGTGGCATCCCAGGCCACGGCCTCCGCCAACGGAGGATCGTCGATGGGCAACAGCTCCATGATGGCAACGAGCTGTTCGCCGACCACCGAAACGGTTACCCTGCCGACCGGTGCCTCCATGACTTTATCGGTTCCAGTTCCACAG CTACCAATCCGAAGTTGTCTCAGTCCGGCGCAAGGGGCCGAGACGGGCGTCGATGGGGTGACGATAATAGATGATGACAAAATGCAGAACGTCGTTTCGATTGAATCGTCCGTTTCGGCTTTCCTTACTAGTCTACAGTTGGAGCATTTGATCGATCTATTCGAGCGGGAGCAAATCACGATGGACATCTTGGCCGAAATgggtcatgaagatttgaaacaggTGGGCGTCTCGGCGTATGGTTTCCGGCACAAAATTTTGAAGGGTATTGCCACCCTGCGGGCGACCACAG GACTAGGATTGACTCCGAATCCAGGAACACTGTTGGTCGATCTCCTTCCCGACGACAAGGAATTTCTTGCCGTGGAGGAAGAAATGCAGGCTACGATAAGAGAACATCGTGATAACGGCCACTCTGGCGGTTACTTCAATCGATACAACATTGTCAGA GTGCAAAAGATCCAGAATCGTAAACTATGGGAACGATATGTCCATCGGCGGAAGGAGATTTCCGAAGAGAATGGTCACCAAGCGAGCGAACGTATGCTGTTCCACGGGTCACCGTTCATCAATGCTATCGTGCAGAAAGGCTTCGACGAACGCCATGCCTACATTGGAGGAATGTTCGGCGCCGGGATTTACTTTGCCGAACACAGCTCCAAGTCTAATCAGTACGTTTACGGGATTGGAGGTGGCATCGGTTGCCCGGCTCACAAAGACAAATCCTGCTATCAGTGTCATAG ACAACTGTTGCTCTGCCGAGTAGCGCTAGGCAAATCGTTTCTACAATTTAGTGCAATGAAGATGGCCCATGCCCCTCCGGGTCACCATTCGGTGATCGGTCGACCATCGGCAGGGGGTTTACATTTCCCAGAGTATGTGGTTTATCGCGGTGAACAG GCATACCCGGAATATTTGATCACCTATCAAATCGTAAAGCCGGACGATAGTACGAGTTCGGAGGAGCCAGCAAGATGA